ATGCGGCTGCATCACTTTGATCCACGCTTTGGGCAACCGGACGGCGACTTGCTCGGTCTCAGCGGCGATGGGGGGTCGTCCTCGTTTGGCTTTTTGCATACCAAAATCCCACAATAAAACGATATTCAAATCACAAACTACCAAATAGACCATGACCGAGCAATCCCAAAAAGGCGGATGTCATGGACAACTCACCGGTTCTTCTTCCCCCCAAGTTTGACGGGCGTGCGACGTTCTCTGTCGATGAATTGCCGGAAATCTTCCCGATTTCCCGTGCCGGCGCCTACGCAGCCGTGGCTAAGGGTGAAATCGGTTCAATCCGGATTGGCCGTCGCATTGTGATCCCGCGCGCCGTTATCGAGCGCATGCTCACCGCGGCCTGAGGAGAGCGTCATGGGGAAACGCCCTCAACTCGCCGAACCGGTTGAAGTCTTCAAAGACTGGATCAATCGAAGGCACGATGCCCTCGTCGTGAATTTGCAGACCTTCAACGGCAGCAACCTCGTCGACCTCCGCAAGCACGTGATGGATCGCGACGGTTGCCTGAAGCCGTCGACGAAGGGCATCGCCGTGAGCGTGCGGCGGCTGCGCGACCTGCACAAGGCGCTCGGCAGGGCCGTTGCAAAGGCAGAAGAACTCGGCCTGATCGACAAGGACAGCGCCGAATGATGGATGCCGCAACCGAATTCGCAGAGTGCTGCGGTTACCAGCGCTGGTTCGTCGACGAGGGATGGGTCAACATCCAGACCGCGGTCGACAATCTGCAACTGCTCGCCGAATGCGCTGGCTATGTCGACGAACTCGGCCAGGACGAATGTCAGCGCTTGATGTCGGAAGCCTTCGCGCCGGCCGTCGAGCTACCGTCCGACTACGCTCGGCAATTGGTGATGCAGTGGGAATTGAATGACCCCAGGGACTCGTGGAGGTGGACGGGTGAGTTGCCGCCCAAGCCCGAGCCGCAGCCCGAATGGCCGGCGCGAAGGCCCTACAAGACGCCGGAGGCAACCATCAACGCGTTCAACTATGTGATGGCCCTCGGCGATCCTGACCGCTTAGCAGCGTGGCTACGTAACCATCCGGACGACGCGCCGGCGCTCCTCGATACACTGGAGGCTGCCTGATGTTGAGCGCGGCCAATCGGGCTATGGCCCTTCAGGTGTTCGAGGATCTTGGCTTCGCCCGCGTGCCCGACGGTCCAGCGGACGAGCCGCCACCGGTCGACTCGTTCGAGGCTTACGGAGCCACGCCAGCGGTTGACGGCGCCGATGAAGCCCCGTTCTTGGAAGAAACGAAGACCGCGGTGAATCTGCCGTGGCTCGACATGTCCGAATGGGACGGTAGGCCTATCCCAGAGCGCCAGTGGGCGATCAAGGACCGGGTGCCGCTGAAGCAGGCCGGCTTGTTTTCCGGGGAGGGCGGCACCGGCAAGAGCATTATCGAGCTCATGAAGAATGTTGCCCATGTTACCGCGAAGGACTGGCTGGGCACGCTT
This portion of the Bradyrhizobium sp. AZCC 2262 genome encodes:
- a CDS encoding helix-turn-helix domain-containing protein → MDNSPVLLPPKFDGRATFSVDELPEIFPISRAGAYAAVAKGEIGSIRIGRRIVIPRAVIERMLTAA
- a CDS encoding transcriptional coactivator p15/PC4 family protein, with the translated sequence MGKRPQLAEPVEVFKDWINRRHDALVVNLQTFNGSNLVDLRKHVMDRDGCLKPSTKGIAVSVRRLRDLHKALGRAVAKAEELGLIDKDSAE